The following are encoded together in the Coffea arabica cultivar ET-39 chromosome 1c, Coffea Arabica ET-39 HiFi, whole genome shotgun sequence genome:
- the LOC140037180 gene encoding protein XRI1-like isoform X5: MLWMCLLESAGMSKCLWSDMKQNQDVSYIFDNEITPVKDCGDLVYYVNNYEEMSEKLEKLEEPSSQVKRRRMLQFDSEGLNTPFCNEDASSSYLRSKDKENSAEEAVSEKSHLVSGYADDTSESAFEALDQSSEGWLASCFTDADSPGDLISDVQIDIEELLNSEPEPAVSTNQFRPVRTQRNVFRGRKSYIQTPANSASTVAYPFAFIKPCAVRGDVTLKDINQRIHAPPPSKLKQSYDDPAAYPTSAFSGKLVIGSTKIHTEGGKGSITIMRTKG; the protein is encoded by the exons ATGCTTTGGATGTGCCTTTTAGAATCAGCAGGCATGTCTAAATGCCTGTGGAGTGATATGAAGCAGAATCAAGATGTTTCCTACATATTCGACAATGAAATTACTCCAGTTAAAGACTGTGGAGACTTGGTTTACTACGTCAACAACTATG AAGAGATGAGTGAGAAATTAGAGAAACTTGAGGAGCCTTCTTCGCAAGTAAAGAGGCGTCGAATGCTGCAGTTTGACTCTGAAGGTCTGAATACCCCATTTTGCAATGAAGATGCATCATCTTCATACCTAAGATCAAAG GATAAAGAGAATTCTGCTGAAGAGGCTGTGTCAGAAAAGTCACATTTGGTTTCTGGATATGCAG ATGATACATCTGAATCCGCTTTTGAGGCCTTAGATCAATCATCTGAAGGATGGCTAGCTAGTTGCTTTACTGATGCAGACAGCCCTGGTGATCT CATTTCTGATGTTCAAATTGATATAGAAG AACTTCTCAACAGCGAACCAGAACCTGCAGTAAGCACAAATCAATTTCGTCCTGTTCGGACTCAAAGAAATGTCTTCAGAG GTAGGAAATCTTACATCCAGACTCCTGCAAATTCGGCTTCAACTGTTGCCTACCCCTTTGCCTTCATCAAACCATGTGCTGTTCGTGGAGATGTCACTCTGAAGGACATTAACCAGAGAATACACGCTCCACCACCATCAAAATTAAAGCAGAGTTATGACGACCCTGCTGCTTATCCAACTTCGGCATTTTCTGGGAAACTGGTGATTGGCAGCACAAAAATCCACACCGAAGGAGGAAAAGGCAGCATTACAATTATGAGAACTAAAGGTTGA
- the LOC140037180 gene encoding protein XRI1-like isoform X6: protein MILKTKSAGMSKCLWSDMKQNQDVSYIFDNEITPVKDCGDLVYYVNNYEEMSEKLEKLEEPSSQVKRRRMLQFDSEGLNTPFCNEDASSSYLRSKDKENSAEEAVSEKSHLVSGYADDTSESAFEALDQSSEGWLASCFTDADSPGDLISDVQIDIEELLNSEPEPAVSTNQFRPVRTQRNVFRGRKSYIQTPANSASTVAYPFAFIKPCAVRGDVTLKDINQRIHAPPPSKLKQSYDDPAAYPTSAFSGKLVIGSTKIHTEGGKGSITIMRTKG, encoded by the exons ATGATATTGAAAACAA AATCAGCAGGCATGTCTAAATGCCTGTGGAGTGATATGAAGCAGAATCAAGATGTTTCCTACATATTCGACAATGAAATTACTCCAGTTAAAGACTGTGGAGACTTGGTTTACTACGTCAACAACTATG AAGAGATGAGTGAGAAATTAGAGAAACTTGAGGAGCCTTCTTCGCAAGTAAAGAGGCGTCGAATGCTGCAGTTTGACTCTGAAGGTCTGAATACCCCATTTTGCAATGAAGATGCATCATCTTCATACCTAAGATCAAAG GATAAAGAGAATTCTGCTGAAGAGGCTGTGTCAGAAAAGTCACATTTGGTTTCTGGATATGCAG ATGATACATCTGAATCCGCTTTTGAGGCCTTAGATCAATCATCTGAAGGATGGCTAGCTAGTTGCTTTACTGATGCAGACAGCCCTGGTGATCT CATTTCTGATGTTCAAATTGATATAGAAG AACTTCTCAACAGCGAACCAGAACCTGCAGTAAGCACAAATCAATTTCGTCCTGTTCGGACTCAAAGAAATGTCTTCAGAG GTAGGAAATCTTACATCCAGACTCCTGCAAATTCGGCTTCAACTGTTGCCTACCCCTTTGCCTTCATCAAACCATGTGCTGTTCGTGGAGATGTCACTCTGAAGGACATTAACCAGAGAATACACGCTCCACCACCATCAAAATTAAAGCAGAGTTATGACGACCCTGCTGCTTATCCAACTTCGGCATTTTCTGGGAAACTGGTGATTGGCAGCACAAAAATCCACACCGAAGGAGGAAAAGGCAGCATTACAATTATGAGAACTAAAGGTTGA
- the LOC113713778 gene encoding uncharacterized protein: protein MEAGGGITIPGRHLISDEKHESPNLRDYLRIRQDENLDNNNNFRPNMSNLTLSAVLKTEDRSGGPMRTPSNRTLMDIIREDPNGGGYSKDTRKSWRHFREKLRLRRQGSGSSWTSSVPVPASDVPIQHPMGGSSSSRRMMMSRRDSTRLNTPTPDQTSQPDADLSSGVPRSRSSMLQRNESRAIRGRYDNARGIDDEMGAEEGEETEGETTEEEEGGGGGTGGGEEQPVRMSLMALLAETDRQMGLDGSGFTMDDDEDADEEEEEEEEEGGAGGGGYNNCCVCMVRHKGAAFIPCGHTFCRLCSRELWVQRGNCPLCNNFILEILDIF from the coding sequence ATGGAAGCTGGTGGTGGGATTACTATTCCCGGACGGCATTTGATTTCGGACGAAAAACACGAGTCTCCGAATCTCCGAGACTACCTCAGAATTAGGCAAGACGAAAACCTCGATAACAACAATAATTTCCGACCAAACATGTCCAATCTAACGTTAAGCGCTGTGTTAAAAACTGAGGACAGAAGCGGAGGTCCAATGCGGACCCCATCAAACCGGACCCTTATGGATATAATCAGGGAAGACCCCAACGGCGGCGGCTACAGTAAGGATACCAGGAAGAGCTGGAGGCACTTTAGAGAGAAGCTTCGCCTACGCCGGCAAGGTTCCGGCTCCTCCTGGACTTCTTCTGTTCCGGTTCCGGCCTCCGACGTTCCCATTCAGCACCCCATGGgcggcagcagcagcagccgGAGAATGATGATGTCCCGGCGAGACTCCACCCGGTTAAACACGCCCACACCCGACCAGACGAGTCAGCCGGACGCGGATTTGAGCTCGGGAGTTCCCCGGAGTAGATCGTCGATGCTGCAGCGGAACGAGAGCCGGGCTATCCGCGGAAGGTATGATAATGCACGCGGAATTGACGATGAAATGGGGGCGGAGGAGGGAGAAGAGACGGAGGGGGAGACgacggaggaggaggagggaggaggTGGCGGAACCGGAGGTGGAGAGGAGCAGCCGGTGAGGATGTCGCTGATGGCGTTGTTGGCGGAGACGGATAGGCAAATGGGGCTGGATGGATCGGGTTTTACGATGGACGACGACGAGGACGcggatgaggaggaggaggaggaggaggaggaaggcgGCGCGGGTGGCGGGGGGTATAACAATTGCTGCGTGTGCATGGTTAGGCATAAAGGCGCTGCGTTTATCCCGTGCGGTCACACGTTTTGCAGGTTGTGTTCAAGGGAGCTTTGGGTGCAACGAGGGAACTGCCCGCTCTGCAACAACTTCatcttggaaattcttgataTTTTCTGA
- the LOC140037180 gene encoding protein XRI1-like isoform X2 yields the protein MDYDIENNEMWDWQGTNICLQETIESAGMSKCLWSDMKQNQDVSYIFDNEITPVKDCGDLVYYVNNYEMSEKLEKLEEPSSQVKRRRMLQFDSEGLNTPFCNEDASSSYLRSKDKENSAEEAVSEKSHLVSGYADDTSESAFEALDQSSEGWLASCFTDADSPGDLISDVQIDIEELLNSEPEPAVSTNQFRPVRTQRNVFRGRKSYIQTPANSASTVAYPFAFIKPCAVRGDVTLKDINQRIHAPPPSKLKQSYDDPAAYPTSAFSGKLVIGSTKIHTEGGKGSITIMRTKG from the exons ATGGATTATGATATTGAAAACAA TGAAATGTGGGACTGGCAAGGCACAAATATTTGCCTTCAAGAGACTATTG AATCAGCAGGCATGTCTAAATGCCTGTGGAGTGATATGAAGCAGAATCAAGATGTTTCCTACATATTCGACAATGAAATTACTCCAGTTAAAGACTGTGGAGACTTGGTTTACTACGTCAACAACTATG AGATGAGTGAGAAATTAGAGAAACTTGAGGAGCCTTCTTCGCAAGTAAAGAGGCGTCGAATGCTGCAGTTTGACTCTGAAGGTCTGAATACCCCATTTTGCAATGAAGATGCATCATCTTCATACCTAAGATCAAAG GATAAAGAGAATTCTGCTGAAGAGGCTGTGTCAGAAAAGTCACATTTGGTTTCTGGATATGCAG ATGATACATCTGAATCCGCTTTTGAGGCCTTAGATCAATCATCTGAAGGATGGCTAGCTAGTTGCTTTACTGATGCAGACAGCCCTGGTGATCT CATTTCTGATGTTCAAATTGATATAGAAG AACTTCTCAACAGCGAACCAGAACCTGCAGTAAGCACAAATCAATTTCGTCCTGTTCGGACTCAAAGAAATGTCTTCAGAG GTAGGAAATCTTACATCCAGACTCCTGCAAATTCGGCTTCAACTGTTGCCTACCCCTTTGCCTTCATCAAACCATGTGCTGTTCGTGGAGATGTCACTCTGAAGGACATTAACCAGAGAATACACGCTCCACCACCATCAAAATTAAAGCAGAGTTATGACGACCCTGCTGCTTATCCAACTTCGGCATTTTCTGGGAAACTGGTGATTGGCAGCACAAAAATCCACACCGAAGGAGGAAAAGGCAGCATTACAATTATGAGAACTAAAGGTTGA
- the LOC140037180 gene encoding protein XRI1-like isoform X3 has protein sequence MDYDIENNEMWDWQGTNICLQETIGMSKCLWSDMKQNQDVSYIFDNEITPVKDCGDLVYYVNNYEEMSEKLEKLEEPSSQVKRRRMLQFDSEGLNTPFCNEDASSSYLRSKDKENSAEEAVSEKSHLVSGYADDTSESAFEALDQSSEGWLASCFTDADSPGDLISDVQIDIEELLNSEPEPAVSTNQFRPVRTQRNVFRGRKSYIQTPANSASTVAYPFAFIKPCAVRGDVTLKDINQRIHAPPPSKLKQSYDDPAAYPTSAFSGKLVIGSTKIHTEGGKGSITIMRTKG, from the exons ATGGATTATGATATTGAAAACAA TGAAATGTGGGACTGGCAAGGCACAAATATTTGCCTTCAAGAGACTATTG GCATGTCTAAATGCCTGTGGAGTGATATGAAGCAGAATCAAGATGTTTCCTACATATTCGACAATGAAATTACTCCAGTTAAAGACTGTGGAGACTTGGTTTACTACGTCAACAACTATG AAGAGATGAGTGAGAAATTAGAGAAACTTGAGGAGCCTTCTTCGCAAGTAAAGAGGCGTCGAATGCTGCAGTTTGACTCTGAAGGTCTGAATACCCCATTTTGCAATGAAGATGCATCATCTTCATACCTAAGATCAAAG GATAAAGAGAATTCTGCTGAAGAGGCTGTGTCAGAAAAGTCACATTTGGTTTCTGGATATGCAG ATGATACATCTGAATCCGCTTTTGAGGCCTTAGATCAATCATCTGAAGGATGGCTAGCTAGTTGCTTTACTGATGCAGACAGCCCTGGTGATCT CATTTCTGATGTTCAAATTGATATAGAAG AACTTCTCAACAGCGAACCAGAACCTGCAGTAAGCACAAATCAATTTCGTCCTGTTCGGACTCAAAGAAATGTCTTCAGAG GTAGGAAATCTTACATCCAGACTCCTGCAAATTCGGCTTCAACTGTTGCCTACCCCTTTGCCTTCATCAAACCATGTGCTGTTCGTGGAGATGTCACTCTGAAGGACATTAACCAGAGAATACACGCTCCACCACCATCAAAATTAAAGCAGAGTTATGACGACCCTGCTGCTTATCCAACTTCGGCATTTTCTGGGAAACTGGTGATTGGCAGCACAAAAATCCACACCGAAGGAGGAAAAGGCAGCATTACAATTATGAGAACTAAAGGTTGA
- the LOC140037180 gene encoding protein XRI1-like isoform X4, giving the protein MDYDIENNEMWDWQGTNICLQETIGMSKCLWSDMKQNQDVSYIFDNEITPVKDCGDLVYYVNNYEMSEKLEKLEEPSSQVKRRRMLQFDSEGLNTPFCNEDASSSYLRSKDKENSAEEAVSEKSHLVSGYADDTSESAFEALDQSSEGWLASCFTDADSPGDLISDVQIDIEELLNSEPEPAVSTNQFRPVRTQRNVFRGRKSYIQTPANSASTVAYPFAFIKPCAVRGDVTLKDINQRIHAPPPSKLKQSYDDPAAYPTSAFSGKLVIGSTKIHTEGGKGSITIMRTKG; this is encoded by the exons ATGGATTATGATATTGAAAACAA TGAAATGTGGGACTGGCAAGGCACAAATATTTGCCTTCAAGAGACTATTG GCATGTCTAAATGCCTGTGGAGTGATATGAAGCAGAATCAAGATGTTTCCTACATATTCGACAATGAAATTACTCCAGTTAAAGACTGTGGAGACTTGGTTTACTACGTCAACAACTATG AGATGAGTGAGAAATTAGAGAAACTTGAGGAGCCTTCTTCGCAAGTAAAGAGGCGTCGAATGCTGCAGTTTGACTCTGAAGGTCTGAATACCCCATTTTGCAATGAAGATGCATCATCTTCATACCTAAGATCAAAG GATAAAGAGAATTCTGCTGAAGAGGCTGTGTCAGAAAAGTCACATTTGGTTTCTGGATATGCAG ATGATACATCTGAATCCGCTTTTGAGGCCTTAGATCAATCATCTGAAGGATGGCTAGCTAGTTGCTTTACTGATGCAGACAGCCCTGGTGATCT CATTTCTGATGTTCAAATTGATATAGAAG AACTTCTCAACAGCGAACCAGAACCTGCAGTAAGCACAAATCAATTTCGTCCTGTTCGGACTCAAAGAAATGTCTTCAGAG GTAGGAAATCTTACATCCAGACTCCTGCAAATTCGGCTTCAACTGTTGCCTACCCCTTTGCCTTCATCAAACCATGTGCTGTTCGTGGAGATGTCACTCTGAAGGACATTAACCAGAGAATACACGCTCCACCACCATCAAAATTAAAGCAGAGTTATGACGACCCTGCTGCTTATCCAACTTCGGCATTTTCTGGGAAACTGGTGATTGGCAGCACAAAAATCCACACCGAAGGAGGAAAAGGCAGCATTACAATTATGAGAACTAAAGGTTGA
- the LOC140037180 gene encoding protein XRI1-like isoform X1, which yields MDYDIENNEMWDWQGTNICLQETIESAGMSKCLWSDMKQNQDVSYIFDNEITPVKDCGDLVYYVNNYEEMSEKLEKLEEPSSQVKRRRMLQFDSEGLNTPFCNEDASSSYLRSKDKENSAEEAVSEKSHLVSGYADDTSESAFEALDQSSEGWLASCFTDADSPGDLISDVQIDIEELLNSEPEPAVSTNQFRPVRTQRNVFRGRKSYIQTPANSASTVAYPFAFIKPCAVRGDVTLKDINQRIHAPPPSKLKQSYDDPAAYPTSAFSGKLVIGSTKIHTEGGKGSITIMRTKG from the exons ATGGATTATGATATTGAAAACAA TGAAATGTGGGACTGGCAAGGCACAAATATTTGCCTTCAAGAGACTATTG AATCAGCAGGCATGTCTAAATGCCTGTGGAGTGATATGAAGCAGAATCAAGATGTTTCCTACATATTCGACAATGAAATTACTCCAGTTAAAGACTGTGGAGACTTGGTTTACTACGTCAACAACTATG AAGAGATGAGTGAGAAATTAGAGAAACTTGAGGAGCCTTCTTCGCAAGTAAAGAGGCGTCGAATGCTGCAGTTTGACTCTGAAGGTCTGAATACCCCATTTTGCAATGAAGATGCATCATCTTCATACCTAAGATCAAAG GATAAAGAGAATTCTGCTGAAGAGGCTGTGTCAGAAAAGTCACATTTGGTTTCTGGATATGCAG ATGATACATCTGAATCCGCTTTTGAGGCCTTAGATCAATCATCTGAAGGATGGCTAGCTAGTTGCTTTACTGATGCAGACAGCCCTGGTGATCT CATTTCTGATGTTCAAATTGATATAGAAG AACTTCTCAACAGCGAACCAGAACCTGCAGTAAGCACAAATCAATTTCGTCCTGTTCGGACTCAAAGAAATGTCTTCAGAG GTAGGAAATCTTACATCCAGACTCCTGCAAATTCGGCTTCAACTGTTGCCTACCCCTTTGCCTTCATCAAACCATGTGCTGTTCGTGGAGATGTCACTCTGAAGGACATTAACCAGAGAATACACGCTCCACCACCATCAAAATTAAAGCAGAGTTATGACGACCCTGCTGCTTATCCAACTTCGGCATTTTCTGGGAAACTGGTGATTGGCAGCACAAAAATCCACACCGAAGGAGGAAAAGGCAGCATTACAATTATGAGAACTAAAGGTTGA